The DNA segment CACGACGAGCCACACCGCCGGGAGCCCGACCACGGCGAGGGCGAGCAGGTTCCACCACAGCGACAGGACCGGGTGCTGCACGACCGCCGCGACGAGCCAGGCGGGCGAGGTGAGGACGACGAGCAGCCCGGACAGCCGCGCCGTCATCCTCCTCACCGCCCACGTGCCGGGGCCGGGCAGCACCGTCACCCGGCCCCCCGCCCGCCCCCGGCGCCGGGGCTGCGGACGTAGCCGTCCTCGACGGCGCGGTGGTACAGGTCGAGCTTGGTGCTGGCGGGGCGGTCGACCTCGGCGTACTTGCGCCGCACCCGCAGCAGGTACTCCCGGAACGAGCCGAGCGAGATCTCCATCCGGCGGGCGGCGGACTTCATCGGCAGCCCGCTGGCGTAGAGCGCGAGCGCCTCGGCCTCCCGCTCGGACAGGTGCGGCCGGCTGTCGCCGCGCGCCGCGTCCAGGGTGGCCGCCCACTCGGTCGTCAGCAGCGGCTGGCCCGCCGCGACGTCCCGGATGGCCTCGACGAGGGCGGGGGTGTCCTGGCCCTTGTGCACGACGCCGAGCGCGCCGGCGACGAGCGCCTCCCGCAGCAGCCCGGCGT comes from the Aquipuribacter hungaricus genome and includes:
- a CDS encoding response regulator, whose product is MVRASDAAGPVRVAAVDDHVPVRRGLTAMLADVDEVQVVLTAGTVDELLAARDARVDVVLLDLHLADSSRPAANVQRLVAAGVDVLVYSSLTDAGLLREALVAGALGVVHKGQDTPALVEAIRDVAAGQPLLTTEWAATLDAARGDSRPHLSEREAEALALYASGLPMKSAARRMEISLGSFREYLLRVRRKYAEVDRPASTKLDLYHRAVEDGYVRSPGAGGGRGAG